The Streptomyces sp. NBC_01255 genome window below encodes:
- a CDS encoding isochorismatase family protein: MTQHPQPVDALIVVDVQSAFVVGDGAVPAADRLVERTTDLIARARRDGALVVHLQNDGEPGSEDEPHTPGWELHHPVRLGPRELVIRKPRDDGFHETPLGRALADAGVRAIAVCGVMSEMCVQATARTALARGYRVVVPYDAHATQDCPAVPGVCEAVPAATVSRVAAYALGSDAEVTVPAADVTFTAPAAG, encoded by the coding sequence ATGACCCAGCACCCGCAGCCCGTGGACGCCCTGATCGTCGTGGACGTGCAGTCGGCCTTCGTCGTCGGTGACGGGGCCGTGCCCGCGGCCGACCGGCTCGTCGAGCGGACGACGGACCTGATCGCCCGGGCGCGGAGGGACGGGGCGCTCGTCGTCCACCTGCAGAACGACGGGGAGCCGGGATCCGAGGACGAGCCCCACACGCCGGGCTGGGAACTCCACCACCCCGTCCGGCTCGGCCCCCGGGAGCTGGTGATCCGCAAGCCCCGGGACGACGGCTTCCACGAGACCCCGCTGGGGCGCGCGCTCGCCGACGCCGGGGTCCGGGCGATCGCCGTCTGCGGTGTGATGTCCGAGATGTGCGTCCAGGCGACGGCCCGTACGGCCCTGGCGCGCGGCTACCGCGTCGTCGTGCCGTACGACGCCCACGCCACCCAGGACTGCCCGGCGGTCCCGGGGGTCTGCGAGGCCGTGCCGGCCGCGACGGTCTCCCGGGTCGCCGCGTACGCCCTCGGGAGCGACGCGGAGGTCACCGTGCCGGCCGCCGACGTCACCTTCACGGCCCCCGCGGCGGGCTGA
- a CDS encoding ArsR/SmtB family transcription factor has product MSAPLYQLKAEFFKTLGHPVRIRVLELLSEREHAVAEMLRDTGVEAAYLSQQLAVLRRANLVVARREGVAVYYTLTSPRVTELLSVARSILSGVLAGQAELLADLRES; this is encoded by the coding sequence ATGAGCGCGCCGCTCTATCAGTTGAAGGCGGAGTTCTTCAAAACGCTCGGACACCCCGTCCGGATCCGCGTCCTGGAGCTGCTGAGCGAACGCGAGCACGCGGTCGCCGAGATGCTGCGTGACACCGGCGTCGAAGCGGCGTACCTCTCCCAGCAGTTGGCCGTGCTGCGCCGGGCGAACCTCGTCGTCGCCCGGCGCGAGGGCGTGGCCGTGTACTACACGCTGACCAGCCCGCGGGTGACGGAACTCCTGTCGGTGGCGCGCTCGATCCTGTCCGGCGTCCTCGCGGGACAGGCGGAACTCCTCGCCGACCTCCGGGAGAGCTAG
- a CDS encoding carboxymuconolactone decarboxylase family protein: MTTRRLTALTPEQAPGRAREVLTDIVERHGSVGEMVSTMAHSPALLDGYLSLSRAMKRVKIPRALSEKLSLAVQEWIGCGTCREAHRSAGRAAGLSETDIELARQGTSTDPREAALIGLALRVLAEPGSLSDDDVAEVRAHGWSDRVIAEVVGVVTLNLLTGAFNLLAGIQPEQVPDKS, from the coding sequence GTGACCACGAGAAGACTGACCGCGCTCACCCCCGAGCAGGCGCCCGGCCGGGCGCGCGAGGTGCTCACCGACATCGTCGAACGGCACGGCTCGGTCGGCGAGATGGTGTCGACGATGGCGCATTCGCCCGCGCTGCTCGACGGCTATCTGAGCCTGTCCCGGGCCATGAAGCGGGTGAAGATCCCCCGCGCCCTCAGCGAGAAGCTGTCGCTCGCCGTACAGGAGTGGATCGGCTGCGGAACGTGCCGCGAGGCGCACCGCTCGGCCGGGCGCGCGGCGGGCCTGAGCGAGACCGACATCGAACTGGCCCGCCAGGGCACGTCGACCGATCCGCGCGAGGCCGCGCTCATCGGCCTCGCGCTCCGGGTCCTCGCGGAGCCGGGCTCCCTCTCCGACGACGACGTCGCCGAGGTACGGGCGCACGGCTGGAGCGACCGGGTGATCGCGGAGGTGGTCGGGGTGGTCACGCTCAACCTGCTGACCGGGGCCTTCAACCTGCTCGCGGGCATCCAGCCGGAGCAGGTGCCGGACAAGTCCTAG
- a CDS encoding FAD-dependent monooxygenase, whose translation MTDSRRTGRRTEETEETEVLIVGGGPVGLALALDLTHRGVDFVLVEAGDGRVTHPRVSTVGPRAMEEFRRWGVADAIRGAGWPADHTLDIAWVTAVGEYELHRLRLGTAGERPLPSYTPEPEAICPQHWLAPLLTARLGVRPAGPVRLGTRMVGLTRKPDRVRVALVDGAGVRTTVHARYLVGCDGASSPVRKACGIEAPERHRTRTLRNILFRAPGLGSLLGPRAALVHFVTEPGGLRYPLRAMDGRELYRLTCPAGPADAERVVRRAIALAVRVEVLSDTTWHLTHRVASRYRDGRVFLAGDAAHTLSPSGGLGLATGVGDAAGLGWKLAAELAGWAGAGLLDTYESERRPIAVNSLEESHRNLRRTVDRRLSGALRDGTEDGERARAALGREIADSDPLREFDAPDLHFAHRYASAVIADEKGRTDPPPDAVGPEGSDGSDGPEGSDMPDGREGSGMPDGPVWNRTTLPGVRAPHAWLGPGRSTLDLFGGEFVLLCFERFDAGAGTPDGLVRAFADRGVPLRVRHCRDPRVARRYERPFVLVRPDGHVAWRGAVPPADPLRVADLVRGAGG comes from the coding sequence GTGACGGACAGCAGGAGGACCGGTCGGAGGACCGAGGAGACCGAGGAGACCGAGGTACTGATCGTGGGCGGCGGTCCCGTGGGGCTCGCGCTCGCCCTCGACCTCACCCACCGGGGCGTGGACTTCGTCCTGGTGGAGGCCGGGGACGGCCGGGTCACGCACCCGAGGGTCTCCACCGTCGGCCCGCGCGCCATGGAGGAGTTCCGGCGCTGGGGCGTCGCGGACGCGATCCGGGGCGCGGGCTGGCCGGCGGACCACACGCTGGACATCGCGTGGGTGACCGCCGTCGGCGAGTACGAGCTGCACCGGCTGCGGCTCGGCACGGCCGGTGAACGGCCCCTGCCCTCGTACACGCCGGAGCCCGAGGCGATCTGCCCGCAGCACTGGCTGGCTCCGCTGCTCACCGCCCGCCTGGGGGTCCGGCCCGCGGGACCGGTCCGGCTCGGCACGCGCATGGTCGGGCTCACCCGGAAGCCCGACCGGGTGCGCGTTGCCCTCGTGGACGGGGCGGGGGTGCGGACGACGGTGCACGCCCGGTACCTGGTGGGCTGCGACGGGGCCTCGTCGCCCGTGCGCAAGGCCTGCGGGATCGAGGCGCCCGAGCGGCACCGCACCCGGACCCTGCGCAACATCCTCTTCCGGGCCCCCGGGCTCGGATCCCTGCTCGGGCCGCGCGCGGCACTCGTCCACTTCGTCACCGAGCCCGGCGGGCTGCGCTATCCACTGCGGGCGATGGACGGCCGGGAGCTGTACCGGCTGACGTGTCCGGCCGGGCCCGCGGACGCCGAGCGGGTCGTGCGGCGGGCGATCGCGCTCGCCGTGCGGGTCGAGGTGCTGTCGGACACCACCTGGCACCTGACCCATCGGGTGGCCTCGCGGTATCGCGACGGGCGGGTCTTCCTCGCCGGGGACGCGGCGCACACCCTGTCGCCCTCGGGCGGGCTCGGGCTCGCGACGGGCGTGGGCGACGCGGCCGGTCTCGGCTGGAAGCTGGCGGCGGAGCTGGCGGGCTGGGCCGGGGCCGGGCTGCTCGACACGTACGAGAGCGAACGGCGGCCGATCGCCGTCAACAGCCTGGAGGAGAGCCACCGCAACCTGCGGCGGACCGTCGACCGCCGGCTGTCCGGCGCGCTGCGCGACGGGACGGAGGACGGGGAGCGGGCCCGCGCCGCACTGGGCCGGGAGATCGCGGACTCCGATCCGCTCAGGGAGTTCGACGCGCCCGACCTGCACTTCGCGCACCGGTACGCGTCCGCGGTGATCGCGGACGAGAAGGGGAGGACGGACCCGCCGCCCGACGCCGTCGGGCCGGAGGGATCGGACGGCTCGGACGGGCCGGAGGGCTCGGACATGCCGGACGGGCGGGAGGGCTCTGGCATGCCTGACGGGCCGGTCTGGAACCGTACGACGCTTCCCGGGGTACGGGCTCCGCACGCGTGGCTCGGGCCCGGCCGGTCGACGCTCGACCTGTTCGGCGGGGAGTTCGTCCTCCTCTGCTTCGAGCGCTTCGACGCCGGAGCCGGGACTCCCGACGGTCTGGTCCGCGCCTTCGCCGACCGCGGGGTCCCCCTCCGCGTACGGCACTGTCGCGACCCGCGGGTGGCACGGCGGTACGAGCGGCCGTTCGTCCTGGTGCGCCCGGACGGGCACGTGGCGTGGCGCGGGGCCGTCCCGCCGGCCGATCCGCTGCGGGTCGCGGATCTGGTGCGCGGGGCGGGCGGATGA
- a CDS encoding anti-sigma factor antagonist: protein MTIEWRYTVQQELGVLSLAGFLGADALGRFTGAVGWAVARGTGPVVLDLSRLRGWSAGGQLAVSEAAHRLRAAGRSLELAAIPTDGALVPAGDGPAIPVHCDLDAAFAAHLDAGAEQRAWRSDAWPSE, encoded by the coding sequence ATGACCATCGAATGGCGTTACACGGTTCAGCAGGAGCTGGGCGTGCTGTCCCTGGCCGGGTTCCTCGGTGCCGACGCCCTCGGGCGTTTCACCGGCGCCGTGGGCTGGGCGGTGGCGCGCGGTACGGGCCCGGTCGTCCTCGACCTGAGCCGGCTCCGCGGCTGGTCCGCGGGCGGGCAGCTCGCCGTCTCGGAGGCCGCCCACCGGCTCCGGGCCGCGGGCCGGAGCCTCGAACTCGCCGCGATCCCCACCGACGGCGCCCTCGTCCCCGCGGGCGACGGCCCGGCGATCCCGGTCCACTGCGATCTGGACGCGGCGTTCGCCGCCCACCTCGACGCGGGCGCGGAACAGCGCGCCTGGCGCAGCGACGCGTGGCCGAGCGAGTGA
- a CDS encoding cytochrome P450, with protein sequence MSGQTPGRTGGSRTGEGGPPEPFDPARLDLADPYPVYRRYRETDPVHAVRGGRDEHGGEAPTTWYLFGHAEVAQVLTGRNFRRASPLTARAAPVPDGYVTLRRVVENWLVFLDPPRHTRLRAQVAPPLGAAAVAALRPRVREIAEELVAPLARRSVVELVEGFAAPYPLLVIGGLLGVEAERWPWFREQALALQQAGGTRGDRTPAALDGAERAAAELDGYFHRELAGRRAEDRGDLLSALARAGAEDPSLSGEELAATCTHLLTAGHETTTGLIGKAVLALLARPEVGDELRADPGLLPNAVDEFLRHDPPVQMVTRWAHRDAELAGRTVRRGDRLQLVLGSAHRDPDHFPDPEVLDIHRDSGRHCAFGLGIHYCAGAALARAEAEIGLGVLLDRLPALAAGARPGVEVEYAPDWVFHGPSRLTLSWPR encoded by the coding sequence ATGAGCGGGCAGACGCCTGGGCGGACGGGCGGGTCCCGTACGGGAGAGGGCGGGCCGCCGGAACCCTTCGACCCGGCGCGGCTCGATCTGGCCGACCCCTACCCCGTCTACCGGCGCTACCGCGAGACGGACCCCGTGCACGCCGTGCGAGGCGGGCGGGACGAACACGGCGGGGAGGCGCCCACGACCTGGTACCTCTTCGGCCACGCGGAGGTGGCGCAGGTCCTGACGGGGCGGAACTTCCGCCGGGCGTCCCCGCTGACGGCACGGGCCGCGCCGGTCCCGGACGGGTACGTCACGCTGCGGCGGGTCGTCGAGAACTGGCTCGTCTTCCTCGACCCGCCCCGGCACACAAGGTTGCGCGCACAGGTGGCGCCGCCGCTCGGGGCCGCCGCGGTGGCGGCGCTGCGTCCGCGCGTACGGGAGATCGCGGAGGAGCTCGTCGCGCCGCTCGCGCGGCGGTCGGTCGTGGAGCTCGTCGAGGGGTTCGCGGCCCCGTATCCGCTGCTGGTCATCGGCGGTCTGCTCGGGGTGGAGGCCGAGCGGTGGCCGTGGTTCCGCGAGCAGGCGCTGGCGCTCCAGCAGGCGGGCGGGACCCGGGGCGACCGGACTCCGGCCGCGCTGGACGGCGCCGAGCGAGCGGCGGCGGAGCTGGACGGGTACTTCCACCGGGAGCTGGCGGGGCGGCGGGCCGAGGACCGCGGGGACCTCCTCTCGGCGCTGGCGCGGGCCGGGGCCGAGGATCCGTCCCTGAGCGGGGAGGAGCTGGCGGCGACCTGTACGCATCTGCTGACCGCCGGGCACGAGACGACGACGGGGCTGATCGGCAAGGCGGTCCTCGCACTGCTCGCGCGGCCGGAGGTGGGGGACGAACTTCGCGCCGATCCGGGGCTGTTGCCGAACGCCGTGGACGAGTTCCTGCGGCACGACCCGCCCGTGCAGATGGTGACCCGGTGGGCGCACCGGGACGCGGAGCTTGCGGGCCGGACCGTCCGGCGGGGCGACCGCCTCCAGTTGGTCCTGGGGTCGGCCCACCGGGACCCGGACCACTTCCCGGATCCCGAGGTCCTCGACATCCACCGGGACAGCGGCCGCCACTGCGCCTTCGGTCTGGGCATCCACTACTGCGCGGGGGCGGCGCTCGCGCGCGCGGAGGCCGAGATCGGTCTCGGTGTCCTGCTCGACCGTCTGCCCGCGCTCGCCGCCGGCGCGCGGCCGGGCGTCGAGGTGGAGTACGCCCCCGACTGGGTGTTCCACGGGCCGTCCCGCCTGACGCTGTCCTGGCCCCGCTGA
- a CDS encoding flavin monoamine oxidase family protein, with the protein MQTAPVTQTTAVTQPATGPQAGAVPQAGAVPQATTTPQPAAVTRPGHVQQLLPRARRRTRANSTVSVVGAGMAGLVAAYELERLGFRVEVIEGSRRLGGRVHTHRFGASEGAPFVELGAMRIPTAHHRTMRYVEHLGLADQVRPFTTLLSEENAFLATSTGHVRLRDAPRALIADVRASLPGADYREETVVFGAWLAAVVDAVAPPALRAGLRADLARNLLDLVEEVDVSPHLLGHAKDRIDVHGLFAAHPGIRSGCGTRLNSFLDDILTETSPELVRLACGMDQLVQRLAARVRGPIWFGQRVSGFEVAADHVLVRIGGGPGATVRRCDYVLCTVPFSVLRGLTLTGFDEDKLAVVREVDYCPATKVAVHCREPFWEREGIRGGASFSGGRIRQTYYPPSADDGAVADGATDPAQGAALLASYTIGEDADHLGRMPPPLRHRTVVEELGRMHPQLLRRGMVRGVASLAWGEHPWTEGGCTIRWGQDAAACEEQRGRAVRPQRRMFFAGEHCATEPAWIEGAVESALEAVDLIARHAPGRGVAPRAGLEAA; encoded by the coding sequence ATGCAGACCGCACCCGTCACGCAGACCACCGCAGTGACGCAGCCCGCCACCGGGCCACAGGCCGGCGCAGTGCCGCAGGCCGGCGCAGTGCCGCAGGCCACCACCACGCCGCAGCCCGCCGCCGTCACACGGCCCGGCCACGTTCAGCAGCTCCTGCCGCGCGCCCGCCGCCGCACCCGCGCCAACAGCACGGTCAGCGTCGTGGGCGCGGGGATGGCCGGTCTGGTCGCCGCGTACGAGCTGGAGCGGCTCGGGTTCCGCGTCGAGGTCATCGAGGGCAGCCGCAGGCTCGGAGGCCGCGTCCACACGCACCGGTTCGGCGCATCCGAGGGCGCGCCGTTCGTGGAGCTCGGCGCGATGCGCATCCCGACCGCGCACCACCGCACGATGCGCTACGTCGAGCACCTCGGCCTCGCCGACCAGGTCCGCCCGTTCACCACCCTGCTGTCCGAGGAGAACGCCTTTCTGGCGACCAGCACCGGCCACGTCCGGCTGCGGGACGCCCCCCGCGCGCTGATCGCCGACGTCCGCGCCTCGCTGCCGGGTGCCGACTACCGCGAGGAGACCGTGGTGTTCGGCGCGTGGCTCGCGGCCGTGGTCGACGCGGTGGCGCCGCCGGCGCTGCGGGCGGGGCTCCGCGCCGATCTCGCGCGCAACCTCCTCGATCTGGTCGAGGAGGTCGACGTGTCCCCGCACCTTCTCGGCCACGCGAAGGACCGGATCGACGTGCACGGTCTGTTCGCCGCCCACCCGGGGATCCGGTCCGGCTGCGGCACCCGCCTCAACAGCTTCCTCGACGACATCCTCACCGAGACCAGTCCCGAACTGGTGCGGCTCGCCTGCGGCATGGACCAGCTCGTGCAACGGCTCGCAGCCCGCGTGCGCGGCCCCATCTGGTTCGGGCAGCGGGTGTCGGGCTTCGAGGTGGCCGCCGACCACGTCCTCGTACGGATCGGGGGCGGGCCGGGAGCGACCGTGCGGCGCTGCGACTACGTGCTGTGCACCGTGCCGTTCTCCGTGCTGCGGGGCCTCACGCTGACCGGCTTCGACGAGGACAAGCTCGCGGTCGTGCGGGAGGTGGACTACTGCCCGGCGACGAAGGTGGCGGTGCACTGCCGCGAGCCGTTCTGGGAGCGCGAGGGGATCCGGGGCGGCGCCTCCTTCAGCGGAGGCCGCATCCGGCAGACGTACTACCCGCCCTCGGCGGACGACGGGGCCGTGGCCGACGGGGCCACGGATCCGGCGCAGGGCGCGGCCCTCCTCGCCAGCTACACGATCGGCGAGGACGCCGACCACCTCGGCCGGATGCCTCCGCCGCTCCGGCACCGGACGGTCGTCGAGGAGCTGGGCCGGATGCATCCGCAGCTGCTGCGGCGCGGGATGGTGCGGGGCGTCGCCAGCCTCGCGTGGGGCGAGCATCCGTGGACGGAGGGGGGCTGCACCATCCGCTGGGGGCAGGACGCCGCCGCCTGCGAGGAGCAGCGCGGGCGGGCCGTGCGGCCGCAGCGCCGGATGTTCTTCGCCGGGGAGCACTGCGCGACCGAGCCCGCGTGGATCGAGGGGGCGGTCGAGTCGGCCCTCGAGGCCGTGGACCTGATCGCCCGGCACGCGCCGGGCCGGGGCGTGGCGCCGCGGGCCGGACTGGAGGCGGCATGA
- a CDS encoding ferritin-like domain-containing protein, producing the protein MSVFDLPRLYFGGTAVTRLPTGPRGGLVDLARNTALRGAEAGAERPAAVGPFGEDGPAEAYHEHLAEHGARGGHFSGNGHLVLDARVTGAERVAGAVETDDPVVGRAVDMWGHYNPYLGTTVNRARVFDVDPASTWTTTLMGGQFAFGREGRSHDAGYLCVGDVGGFMPPRWHGFTPVRRTLHQFAIGAWEGLDWPASAADSPAVRALRAAVEEGEGGGIVVQFALEQPAAEGVRDPEDAPGVWRLRGTIAPWRPDEPRTHPAGRLLVPCEKESRTDEAPGPCTVRVSPETATVAFNRPFAHGGGGAALELRTARSDLPVAVLPAGATAGGEVVTVPAASAEAARRAAEEGLVLVRPAADGEGTRTVLLREREAVVLTDEACLILEHPDPERGEEHAVEVPVRTFVRGVPAALDEVVVRQFPNPRALPLDPVAAAPTARCGDVEIVRLRAGRTSGGKPLVGEGSGRDGASWCGFATDAHGRGRFTVSGARAGTARLLLAAGPEDLPPHDPAAPGSAEACYDHGDALGFWPWAGSAAVRVLPDDWQLDAVLQQDVTFELLHREVFAYYEQLFPFMRDEVFSLADRCKVETYAKLIWQMCDPANKDRTYYMPPTRDLSLPKARLLLKYLRAQSTAAAVPPAAVPSPVRSYPQITTRAQLRSALWQAVTVELATSLQYLFAGYSVPTHGTGFEYVRSGVWTPRQLRLACGDGGESLAKGVRDSLFDVAREEMMHFLVVNNILMAMGEPFHVPEVDFGTPGRLPLPLDFALEPLHLGSLQRFIAIERPERLAGGAGAGAKDGPGPGPFGSPSELYAGIREGLTRVPDLFPVDRGRGGGEHHLFIGGTVNAVHPDYQLEVDDLSSALFAVDFVTEQGEGGVLDTEKAGSESHHDTFVRLAELLMTERADGPHGEGAPWHPAYPSLRNPTLDPGHPGRAAVSDPHARQVMRLFNRCYFMMLQLIVQHFGESPDASLRRSKLMNAAIDVMTGMMRPLAEQLMPMESGWRGRTAGPSFELEEPPAYIARPDVARRGFAMRFRHLAVMARECEGVPDRVPELMTWYAERFAHEGRS; encoded by the coding sequence ATGAGCGTGTTCGACCTTCCCCGTCTGTACTTCGGCGGGACCGCCGTGACACGGCTGCCCACGGGCCCGCGCGGCGGACTCGTGGACCTGGCGCGCAACACCGCCCTGCGAGGTGCGGAGGCCGGGGCCGAACGCCCCGCGGCCGTGGGCCCGTTCGGGGAGGACGGGCCCGCCGAGGCGTACCACGAGCACCTCGCGGAGCACGGCGCCCGCGGTGGGCACTTCTCCGGGAACGGCCATCTCGTCCTGGACGCCCGGGTGACCGGGGCGGAGCGGGTGGCCGGGGCCGTCGAGACGGACGATCCGGTCGTCGGGCGGGCCGTCGACATGTGGGGCCACTACAACCCGTATCTGGGCACGACGGTGAACCGGGCCCGGGTCTTCGACGTCGATCCCGCCTCCACGTGGACGACGACCCTGATGGGCGGCCAGTTCGCGTTCGGGCGGGAGGGCCGCTCGCACGACGCGGGATACCTGTGCGTGGGGGACGTGGGCGGCTTCATGCCGCCCCGGTGGCACGGCTTCACGCCGGTGCGCCGGACACTCCACCAGTTCGCGATCGGCGCCTGGGAGGGGCTCGACTGGCCTGCCTCGGCGGCGGACTCCCCCGCCGTCCGCGCCCTGCGGGCCGCCGTGGAGGAGGGTGAAGGCGGCGGGATCGTCGTCCAGTTCGCCCTGGAGCAGCCGGCCGCGGAGGGCGTACGGGACCCGGAGGACGCGCCGGGGGTGTGGCGGCTGCGGGGCACCATCGCGCCCTGGCGGCCGGACGAGCCGCGCACGCATCCGGCGGGGCGGTTGCTCGTCCCGTGCGAGAAGGAATCCCGTACGGACGAGGCCCCCGGTCCGTGCACCGTACGGGTCTCCCCGGAGACGGCCACGGTGGCGTTCAACCGGCCCTTCGCGCACGGGGGCGGGGGTGCCGCCCTGGAGTTGCGGACCGCCCGCTCGGATCTGCCGGTCGCCGTGCTGCCGGCCGGAGCCACCGCGGGAGGCGAGGTGGTGACCGTACCGGCCGCATCGGCGGAAGCGGCACGGCGGGCCGCGGAGGAAGGACTCGTCCTGGTGCGCCCGGCGGCGGACGGCGAGGGCACCCGCACGGTGCTGCTGCGGGAGCGCGAGGCCGTCGTCCTGACCGACGAGGCCTGCCTGATCCTGGAGCATCCGGACCCGGAGCGCGGCGAGGAGCACGCGGTCGAGGTCCCGGTGCGGACCTTCGTGCGGGGTGTTCCGGCCGCTCTCGACGAGGTCGTCGTCCGGCAGTTCCCCAACCCCCGGGCCCTGCCGCTGGATCCGGTGGCCGCGGCCCCGACGGCCCGCTGCGGGGACGTCGAGATCGTACGGCTCCGGGCCGGCCGGACCTCCGGCGGGAAGCCGCTCGTCGGGGAGGGTTCCGGTCGCGACGGAGCTTCCTGGTGCGGCTTCGCCACGGACGCGCACGGACGCGGCCGGTTCACCGTCTCCGGGGCGCGGGCCGGCACGGCACGGCTGCTGCTCGCGGCCGGTCCCGAGGATCTGCCGCCCCACGATCCGGCCGCCCCGGGCTCCGCCGAGGCCTGCTACGACCACGGGGACGCCCTCGGCTTCTGGCCCTGGGCGGGCTCCGCCGCCGTCCGCGTCCTGCCCGACGACTGGCAGCTGGACGCCGTCCTGCAGCAGGACGTGACGTTCGAGCTGCTGCACCGCGAGGTGTTCGCGTACTACGAGCAGCTGTTCCCGTTCATGCGCGACGAGGTGTTCAGCCTGGCGGACCGCTGCAAGGTGGAGACGTACGCGAAGCTCATCTGGCAGATGTGCGATCCGGCGAACAAGGACCGGACGTACTACATGCCGCCGACCCGTGACCTGTCCCTGCCCAAGGCGCGGCTGCTCCTGAAGTACCTGCGCGCGCAGAGCACGGCGGCGGCCGTGCCCCCGGCCGCCGTCCCGTCACCGGTCCGCTCGTATCCGCAGATCACCACCCGGGCCCAGCTGCGGTCGGCGCTCTGGCAGGCCGTCACGGTGGAGCTCGCCACCTCGCTCCAGTACCTCTTCGCCGGGTACTCGGTGCCGACGCACGGCACCGGGTTCGAGTACGTCCGCAGCGGGGTGTGGACTCCGCGCCAGCTGCGGCTGGCGTGCGGGGACGGCGGGGAGAGCCTGGCCAAGGGCGTCAGGGACAGCCTCTTCGACGTGGCCCGTGAGGAGATGATGCACTTCCTGGTCGTCAACAACATCCTGATGGCGATGGGCGAGCCGTTCCACGTCCCGGAGGTCGACTTCGGGACGCCGGGCAGGCTGCCGCTGCCGCTGGACTTCGCGCTCGAACCGCTGCACCTGGGCAGTCTCCAGCGGTTCATCGCCATCGAGCGGCCCGAGCGGCTCGCGGGTGGCGCCGGGGCCGGGGCCAAGGACGGACCCGGACCCGGCCCGTTCGGCTCGCCCAGCGAGTTGTACGCGGGCATCCGGGAGGGCCTGACCCGGGTCCCCGACCTGTTCCCGGTCGACCGGGGGCGCGGCGGGGGCGAGCACCACCTCTTCATCGGCGGCACGGTCAACGCCGTGCATCCGGACTACCAGTTGGAGGTGGACGACCTGTCGAGCGCGCTGTTCGCCGTCGACTTCGTGACCGAGCAGGGCGAGGGCGGCGTCCTCGACACCGAGAAGGCCGGCTCCGAGTCCCACCACGACACGTTCGTCCGCCTCGCCGAGCTGCTGATGACGGAACGCGCCGACGGGCCGCACGGCGAGGGCGCGCCGTGGCACCCGGCGTACCCGTCGCTGCGCAATCCGACGCTCGACCCCGGGCACCCCGGGCGGGCGGCGGTGAGCGATCCGCACGCGCGGCAGGTGATGCGGCTCTTCAACCGCTGCTACTTCATGATGCTCCAGCTGATCGTGCAGCACTTCGGGGAGAGCCCGGACGCGAGCCTGCGCCGCTCGAAGCTGATGAACGCCGCCATCGACGTGATGACGGGGATGATGCGCCCGCTGGCCGAGCAGTTGATGCCGATGGAGTCGGGGTGGCGGGGGCGGACGGCCGGGCCCTCCTTCGAGCTGGAGGAGCCGCCCGCGTACATCGCGCGGCCCGACGTGGCCCGGCGCGGGTTCGCGATGCGCTTCCGCCATCTCGCGGTGATGGCCCGGGAGTGCGAGGGCGTGCCGGACAGGGTGCCGGAGTTGATGACCTGGTACGCGGAGCGCTTCGCACACGAGGGGAGGAGCTGA